Proteins from a single region of Electrophorus electricus isolate fEleEle1 chromosome 5, fEleEle1.pri, whole genome shotgun sequence:
- the LOC113581615 gene encoding cyclin-dependent kinase 2-associated protein 1-like produces MSLGMSYKPNVLQHVPGTSVNQATTVHSQSPSLATLQSYRPIVNDFGPPSLGFSQTTSETQVPQSKYAELLAIIEELGKEIRPTYAGSKTAMERLKRGIIHARGLVRECLAETERNARS; encoded by the exons ATGTCTCTGGGCATGTCTTATAAACCTAACGTCCTTCAACACGTTCCGGGAACTTCCGTGAATCAAG CTACAACTGTACACTCCCAGTCTCCAAGCTTAGCAACACTGCAATCTTATAGGCCTATTGTGAATGACTTTGGGCCACCATCTTTGGGGTTTTCACAG ACCACTAGTGAAACACAAGTGCCTCAAAGCAAATATGCTGAGCTGTTAGCCATTATTGAAGAGCTGGGTAAAGAAATCAGGCCAACCTATGCTGGGAGCAAAACTGCCATGGAAAGGCTAAAACGAG GCATCATCCATGCCCGGGGTCTAGTGCGTGAGTGTTTGgcagaaactgaaagaaatgCAAGGTCCTAA
- the c5h12orf65 gene encoding probable peptide chain release factor C12orf65 homolog, mitochondrial codes for MPALQFVHQLVFYTRRLTRVALTRGHSPLWLSPVVGWPLIQRAGKKYRIDLPVLHENDLEEQFVRGFGPGGQATNKTSNCVVLKHIPTGVVVKCHQTRSVELNRKRAREIMREKLDVIYKGEDSELLKIKEESRIRKQEKRRKVNENLQKKRLFKETLSASKQGEDNR; via the exons ATGCCAGCTTTGCAATTCGTCCACCAACTCGTCTTCTATACGAGAAGACTGACCAGGGTCGCGTTAACTCGAGGACACTCTCCACTTTGGCTGAGTCCAGTAGTCGGGTGGCCTCTCATTCAGAGAGCAGGGAAAAAATACCGGATTGATCTGCCAGTATTACATGAGAATGACTTGGAAGAACAGTTTGTCCGTGGCTTTGGACCAGGTGGACAAGCTACTAACAAAACCAGTAATTGTGTAGTGTTAAAGCACATCCCCACAGGTGTTGTCGTAAAG TGTCACCAAACCAGATCAGTGGAGTTAAACAGGAAGCGCGCGAGAGAGATCATGCGTGAAAAATTGGACGTGATTTACAAAGGAGAAGATAGCGAGCTACTAAAAATCAAGGAAGAATCCAGGataagaaaacaagaaaaacggAGGAAAGTGAACGAAaatcttcagaaaaaaaggctGTTCAAAGAGACGCTTTCAGCGTCTAAGCAAGGAGAGGACAACAGATGA